One part of the Salinimonas iocasae genome encodes these proteins:
- a CDS encoding tellurite resistance TerB family protein yields MLKSVVELFKRSSDDEQDQNFSVELATAALLSEVIRADNNTDEREKRAYREILQRQFSLDKPTLESLLDEGEQTAEEAVDLVQFTQVINERCDNDKKKVILTSLWEIAYADKSLAPMEEHTIRRIADLLYIPHSQFIKTKLSVTDS; encoded by the coding sequence ATGTTAAAATCTGTAGTTGAACTTTTTAAACGCTCCAGTGATGACGAACAGGACCAGAATTTTTCAGTAGAGCTTGCCACGGCTGCATTGTTGAGCGAAGTGATTCGCGCTGACAATAATACTGATGAAAGAGAAAAGCGGGCGTACCGCGAAATTCTGCAGCGCCAGTTTTCGTTAGATAAACCGACGCTGGAGAGCTTGCTTGATGAGGGTGAGCAAACCGCGGAAGAAGCCGTTGATTTGGTGCAGTTCACGCAAGTTATCAACGAAAGGTGTGATAATGATAAGAAAAAGGTTATCTTAACCAGTCTGTGGGAGATAGCGTACGCGGATAAGTCACTGGCACCTATGGAAGAACATACTATCCGCCGGATTGCTGATTTACTCTATATCCCTCATAGTCAGTTTATTAAAACGAAGCTCTCAGTCACTGATTCTTAA
- a CDS encoding fused response regulator/phosphatase: protein MPLSIKILIVDDDALNRFLLRHMLEQEGYHNCIEANDGASAIAACQLHAPDLVLLDVIMPDMSGYDVAPKIKALSPEQYLPIIFITSLEDKAALVRCLNVGGDDFVSKPFDKLVLAAKIRAHTRIRHLGQHIERQNKRLRQHQIAMDREHTIVEHIFNNVVRRSQQLEQYFDVSASPAAQFCGDVCLHTVSPDGGAYYLIGDFTGHGLASAIGVLPVSRTFNSITQQGLPVEQIVRQLNRILLDLLPADMFFAAIIGQVNDTGTHHRLWQGGMPAVLLKSATTNAISEYDSAHMALGVLEDDEFDDSCFSLQCAVDDELLMFTDGLVEVTDENGQMLGEEGVKSCFAQENMRATDIYNAALQYRHSDTQADDMTVMHFHCKALSNQTITPAVTIPFDFSAQLQPEQLRRPELVSELTDLLCAQESLKGIKSKLFTVLSELLNNALEHGLLNLDSSLKSTESGFSQYYQLRAKRLAQLDSGQIGVNVRVSDNNDALIITIHDSGAGFDTRSLSAHTESDISHGRGLSLIYHLCRQVELSENGTKVRATLALNE, encoded by the coding sequence ATGCCGCTCAGCATTAAAATTCTTATCGTTGATGACGATGCCCTGAATCGTTTCCTGCTCAGACATATGCTAGAGCAGGAGGGCTATCATAACTGCATTGAAGCTAACGACGGGGCTTCTGCGATTGCTGCGTGCCAGTTACACGCCCCTGATTTGGTTCTGCTCGATGTGATTATGCCGGACATGAGCGGTTATGATGTTGCACCAAAGATAAAGGCGTTATCGCCTGAACAGTATCTACCCATAATATTTATTACCTCGCTGGAAGACAAAGCGGCGCTTGTAAGATGTCTTAACGTAGGCGGCGACGATTTTGTTTCTAAACCCTTTGATAAGCTGGTTCTGGCGGCTAAAATCAGAGCTCACACCCGTATCCGGCATCTCGGCCAGCACATTGAGCGACAAAATAAGCGTCTTCGCCAACACCAGATTGCTATGGACCGGGAGCATACGATTGTTGAGCATATTTTCAACAATGTAGTGCGGCGCAGTCAGCAGCTCGAACAGTATTTTGACGTCAGCGCATCGCCCGCCGCGCAATTTTGCGGTGATGTATGTCTGCATACCGTTAGTCCTGATGGCGGCGCTTATTATCTGATAGGTGATTTCACCGGCCACGGCCTGGCATCAGCAATAGGTGTTTTACCTGTTTCGCGTACGTTCAATTCAATAACGCAACAGGGATTGCCCGTAGAGCAAATAGTAAGACAGCTTAACCGGATTTTGCTCGATCTGTTGCCGGCAGACATGTTTTTTGCCGCCATTATCGGGCAAGTGAATGATACCGGAACCCATCACCGCTTATGGCAGGGAGGCATGCCGGCAGTGCTGCTCAAGTCTGCTACCACAAATGCGATCTCAGAGTATGATTCAGCCCATATGGCGCTGGGTGTGCTTGAGGATGATGAGTTCGATGATAGTTGCTTCTCGCTACAGTGCGCAGTGGATGATGAGTTGCTAATGTTTACAGACGGTCTGGTTGAAGTAACGGATGAGAATGGCCAGATGCTGGGTGAGGAAGGCGTGAAATCCTGTTTTGCACAGGAGAATATGCGCGCAACTGACATTTACAATGCGGCACTGCAGTATCGTCATTCCGATACGCAGGCTGATGATATGACGGTTATGCACTTTCACTGTAAGGCACTGAGCAACCAGACCATCACTCCAGCGGTAACAATTCCTTTCGACTTTTCTGCTCAATTGCAGCCTGAACAGCTGAGAAGACCTGAACTGGTATCCGAGCTCACGGATTTGCTTTGTGCGCAGGAAAGTTTGAAAGGTATAAAAAGTAAGTTATTTACTGTTTTATCGGAACTGCTTAATAACGCGCTTGAGCATGGGTTGCTAAACCTGGACTCATCGCTCAAAAGTACTGAGTCAGGATTTTCCCAGTACTATCAATTGCGTGCCAAGCGTCTTGCACAACTTGATAGCGGGCAGATAGGCGTTAATGTCCGGGTAAGTGACAACAATGATGCGCTGATTATTACCATTCACGACTCTGGCGCAGGCTTTGATACACGGTCACTGTCTGCTCACACAGAGTCAGATATTTCCCATGGCAGAGGACTATCGCTCATCTATCATTTGTGTCGGCAGGTGGAGCTTTCTGAAAACGGAACGAAGGTAAGGGCGACACTGGCACTGAATGAATGA
- a CDS encoding STAS domain-containing protein: protein MSLVTETVDKNERLIIAMDEKFDFAKVQAFKQAYQAIPEQVSVVEVNLAKTEYMDSSALGMLLNMQKSLSHRDIEFKITHCRPQVARILEISRFDKKFTIS, encoded by the coding sequence ATGTCGTTAGTTACCGAAACCGTTGATAAAAACGAACGTCTCATCATCGCCATGGATGAAAAATTTGATTTTGCTAAAGTGCAGGCCTTCAAGCAAGCCTATCAGGCAATACCAGAACAGGTAAGCGTTGTAGAAGTGAACCTGGCGAAAACGGAATACATGGATAGCTCTGCACTGGGCATGTTGTTAAATATGCAGAAAAGCCTGAGCCATCGGGATATCGAATTTAAAATAACCCACTGTCGCCCACAGGTGGCCCGGATTTTAGAGATTTCGCGGTTTGATAAAAAATTCACTATCAGCTGA
- the yciH gene encoding stress response translation initiation inhibitor YciH: protein MTDSNLVYSTDSGRIKQSDNKQAPRSVSKDGVVRISRETKGRKGKGVSIVSGLDLDAKALKSLCTELKKKCGCGGAVKDGTIEVQTDDREKLQSLLQAKNYTVKLAGG, encoded by the coding sequence ATGACTGACTCAAATCTGGTTTACAGCACAGATTCAGGCCGGATAAAGCAATCCGACAATAAACAGGCGCCCCGGTCTGTTTCAAAAGACGGTGTGGTAAGAATCAGCCGCGAAACTAAAGGGCGTAAAGGTAAAGGTGTGTCTATCGTTTCCGGACTGGACCTGGATGCAAAAGCGCTTAAATCTTTATGTACTGAACTGAAGAAAAAGTGCGGGTGTGGCGGTGCGGTTAAAGACGGCACAATTGAAGTCCAGACCGACGACCGTGAAAAGCTGCAAAGTCTGTTGCAGGCTAAAAATTACACCGTCAAGCTTGCCGGCG